A DNA window from Brassica napus cultivar Da-Ae chromosome A4, Da-Ae, whole genome shotgun sequence contains the following coding sequences:
- the LOC106350568 gene encoding B3 domain-containing protein At2g24670-like produces MVTHDDDKLSEGEKICFDLFATLLLAFGDDELRARQQGQDRNLLMIHTAATTLLSGKRKIDDDDQENTLVESDKPISAQPIREIKTPVREINRPVKRKAPVRREPGDTPGWVIKLMKTFKGREGDAKMIFEKAMTKTDLAPNQGRLLMPFYQMADMHFLTEAEWKIIEEHHKGDYVKKGVDVVLLNRSGKKRWNLNMRIWKMSTCFNYALCAGWNQVVLDNDFQRNQTITLWSFHSLDGTLYFAFDPPTPALSLVVISESEDPFVCEEANRRLYPFPKRRTTLRVCVPPPTSDSSNLRL; encoded by the coding sequence ATGGTGACCCATGATGATGACAAACTCAGCGAGGGAGAGAAGATATGctttgatctttttgcgacGTTGCTTCTCGCATTCGGAGACGATGAACTCAGAGCTAGACAACAAGGTCAAGACAGAAACTTGCTCATGATCCACACTGCTGCCACCACTCTCTTGTCGGGCAAACGaaagattgatgatgatgatcaagaaAACACTTTGGTAGAGTCCGACAAACCCATCAGCGCACAACCAATTAGAGAAATCAAGACTCCGGTTAGAGAAATAAACCGGCCGGTTAAAAGAAAGGCACCGGTTAGAAGAGAACCGGGAGACACTCCGGGATGGGTGATAAAACTGATGAAGACATTCAAAGGTCGTGAGGGGGATGCGAAGATGATATTTGAGAAGGCGATGACGAAGACTGACCTCGCACCAAACCAAGGACGTCTCTTGATGCCCTTTTACCAAATGGCTGATATGCACTTTCTGACCGAGGCAGAGTGGAAGATCATAGAGGAGCATCACAAAGGAGATTATGTTAAAAAAGGAGTCGATGTGGTCTTGTTGAATCGTAGTGGTAAGAAGAGATGGAATCTTAACATGAGGATATGGAAGATGAGTACTTGTTTCAACTACGCCTTGTGTGCTGGTTGGAACCAGGTCGTCCTCGATAACGACTTTCAGAGAAACCAGACTATTACCCTCTGGTCCTTCCACTCACTAGATGGCACGCTCTACTTTGCTTTCGATCCTCCCACTCCAGCTCTATCTCTGGTTGTGATCTCAGAGTCAGAGGATCCGTTTGTGTGTGAAGAGGCAAACAGGAGACTTTATCCATTTCCAAAGAGAAGGACAACTCTTCGAGTTTGTGTTCCACCTCCAACAAGTGACTCCAGCAACCTCCGGTTGTGA